The following proteins are co-located in the Doryrhamphus excisus isolate RoL2022-K1 chromosome 15, RoL_Dexc_1.0, whole genome shotgun sequence genome:
- the mgp gene encoding matrix Gla protein isoform X1: protein MRSFLQCLALCAVLCLANGRAARSSSDSNESTESREDIFVAPRRAHSFITPQRNIYNLPRGNGFSNYFVSRRVKTPAERRAETCEDYSPCRFFAYHNGYQRAYQRYFGNRVPQRPRQASSRRY from the exons ATGAGGAGCTTTCTTCAGTGTCTGGCGCTGTGTGCCGTGCTCTGCCTCGCCAACGGTCGAGCCGCCCGTTCAAGTTCAG ACTCCAACGAAAGCACCGAATCCAGAGAAG ATATTTTTGTGGCCCCACGCCGAGCCCATTCCTTCATCACCCCACAGAGGAACATCTACAACCTACCCAGAGGAAACGGCTTCAGCAATTACTTTGTCAG CAGGAGGGTGAAGACTCCAGCAGAGAGACGTGCGGAGACCTGCGAGGACTACTCACCCTGCCGCTTTTTTGCCTACCACAATGGCTACCAGAGGGCCTACCAGAGATACTTCGGGAACCGAGTTCCACAGCGACCAAGACAGGCCTCCTCTCGTCGATACTAA
- the mgp gene encoding matrix Gla protein isoform X2 encodes MRSFLQCLALCAVLCLANGRAARSSSDSNESTESREDIFVAPRRAHSFITPQRNIYNLPRGNGFSNYFVRRVKTPAERRAETCEDYSPCRFFAYHNGYQRAYQRYFGNRVPQRPRQASSRRY; translated from the exons ATGAGGAGCTTTCTTCAGTGTCTGGCGCTGTGTGCCGTGCTCTGCCTCGCCAACGGTCGAGCCGCCCGTTCAAGTTCAG ACTCCAACGAAAGCACCGAATCCAGAGAAG ATATTTTTGTGGCCCCACGCCGAGCCCATTCCTTCATCACCCCACAGAGGAACATCTACAACCTACCCAGAGGAAACGGCTTCAGCAATTACTTTGTCAG GAGGGTGAAGACTCCAGCAGAGAGACGTGCGGAGACCTGCGAGGACTACTCACCCTGCCGCTTTTTTGCCTACCACAATGGCTACCAGAGGGCCTACCAGAGATACTTCGGGAACCGAGTTCCACAGCGACCAAGACAGGCCTCCTCTCGTCGATACTAA